In Actinopolyspora saharensis, the genomic window CAGCAGCACGACACCGGACAACCGCATGAAGATCCAGCTGTAGAGCTCGAAGTTGCTGCGGCGGGCGGCCGGACGTGCCGAGGAACGCGGCTTGTCGACGGAAAGTGGTGCTTCTGTGGTGGTCATGGTGGTACTAGCCCCCGAACATTTCCGTGACGGCACGAGTGATCATGCTGATGGCGGCCGGGATGATCAGCACCAGCCAGAGCACCAGAACGGTCCACAGCATCGGCCGTTGAAACCTCGGCCCCTCGGCCCAGAAGTCGACGAGCATGACGCGGATCCCGTTGAAGGCGTGGAAGAGCACCGCTGCGAGCAGGCCGAGCTCGAACACGATCATCAGCGGGTGTTTGTAAGTGTTGATCACGGTGTCGTACGCGTTCGGCGAGACCCGCACCAGCGCGGTGTCCAGTACGTGTACGAACAGGAAGAAGAAGGTGAGCACGCCCGTGATCCGGTGGGCGACCCACGACCACATGCCCAGGTCGCCGCGGTAGAGGGTGCCCTTCGCGCGAGGCCTGCTCTCGCGCGGTTGCCCCTCCGCCGCGGTGGCGGTTGTGCTGGCCATGACGGAAGGCCTCCAACGTCGCTGGTGGAC contains:
- the sdhC gene encoding succinate dehydrogenase, cytochrome b556 subunit, yielding MASTTATAAEGQPRESRPRAKGTLYRGDLGMWSWVAHRITGVLTFFFLFVHVLDTALVRVSPNAYDTVINTYKHPLMIVFELGLLAAVLFHAFNGIRVMLVDFWAEGPRFQRPMLWTVLVLWLVLIIPAAISMITRAVTEMFGG